In Cedecea neteri, a single genomic region encodes these proteins:
- the leuA gene encoding 2-isopropylmalate synthase, whose amino-acid sequence MSQQVIIFDTTLRDGEQALQASLSVKEKLQIAMALERMGVDVMEVGFPVSSPGDFESVQTIARNIKNSRVCGLARCVEKDIDVAAESLKVAEAFRIHTFIATSPMHIATKLRSTLDEVIERAIYMVKRARNYTDDVEFSCEDAGRTPIADLARVVEAAINAGATTINIPDTVGYTMPFEFSNIITGLYERVPNIDKAIISVHTHDDLGLAVGNAMAAVHAGARQVEGAMNGIGERAGNCSLEEVIMAIKVRKDIMNLHTNINHQEIWRTSQMVSQICNMPIPANKAIVGTGAFAHSSGIHQDGVLKNRENYEIMTPESIGLNQVQLNLTSRSGRAAVKHRMDEMGYKEADYNLDNLYDAFLKLADKKGQVFDYDLEALAFINKQQEEPEHFSLDYFSVQSGSNGIATASVKLVCGEEVKAEAANGNGPVDAVYQAINRITDYNIELVKYSLTAKGQGKDALGQVDIVVDYNGRRFHGVGLTTDIVESSAKAMVHVLNNIWRAGEVEKELQRKAQHQNKEQNQETV is encoded by the coding sequence ATGAGCCAGCAAGTCATTATTTTTGATACTACATTGCGCGACGGCGAACAGGCTTTACAGGCAAGCCTGAGCGTAAAAGAGAAGTTGCAGATCGCTATGGCGCTGGAGCGTATGGGCGTCGACGTCATGGAAGTCGGCTTCCCCGTCTCTTCCCCTGGCGATTTCGAATCCGTACAGACTATTGCCCGCAATATCAAAAACAGCCGTGTTTGCGGCCTGGCTCGCTGCGTTGAGAAAGATATCGATGTTGCCGCTGAATCCTTAAAAGTCGCTGAAGCCTTCCGTATTCATACTTTCATCGCCACCTCTCCAATGCACATCGCCACCAAGCTGCGCAGTACGCTGGACGAAGTCATTGAGCGCGCCATTTATATGGTGAAGCGCGCCCGTAACTACACCGATGACGTAGAATTTTCCTGTGAAGATGCTGGCCGTACGCCGATTGCCGACCTGGCTCGCGTAGTCGAAGCCGCGATCAACGCCGGTGCTACAACCATTAATATCCCTGACACCGTCGGCTACACCATGCCGTTTGAGTTCTCCAACATCATCACCGGTTTGTATGAGCGCGTGCCGAACATCGATAAGGCGATTATTTCCGTGCACACACACGACGATTTGGGGCTGGCCGTAGGTAATGCCATGGCGGCAGTTCACGCGGGTGCTCGCCAGGTGGAAGGCGCAATGAACGGCATCGGTGAACGGGCGGGTAACTGCTCACTGGAAGAAGTCATCATGGCTATCAAGGTGCGCAAGGACATCATGAACCTGCACACCAATATCAATCATCAGGAAATCTGGCGCACCAGCCAGATGGTTAGCCAAATCTGCAACATGCCAATTCCGGCCAACAAAGCTATCGTCGGCACCGGCGCCTTCGCCCACTCCTCCGGTATTCACCAGGACGGCGTGCTGAAAAATCGCGAAAACTACGAAATCATGACACCGGAATCCATCGGCCTGAATCAGGTACAGCTGAACCTGACCTCACGCTCCGGCCGTGCTGCGGTTAAGCACCGTATGGACGAGATGGGTTACAAAGAGGCTGATTACAACCTGGATAACCTGTACGACGCCTTCCTGAAGCTGGCAGATAAAAAAGGCCAGGTGTTTGACTACGATCTGGAAGCGCTGGCCTTCATCAACAAGCAGCAGGAAGAGCCGGAGCACTTCAGTCTGGATTATTTCAGCGTGCAGTCGGGTTCTAACGGTATCGCGACGGCATCCGTGAAGCTGGTTTGCGGCGAAGAGGTCAAGGCTGAAGCAGCAAACGGCAACGGCCCTGTGGATGCGGTCTACCAGGCCATTAACCGCATCACCGATTACAACATTGAGCTGGTGAAATACAGCTTAACCGCCAAAGGTCAGGGCAAAGACGCCCTGGGCCAGGTAGATATCGTGGTGGATTACAACGGCCGCCGCTTCCACGGCGTAGGGCTGACAACTGACATTGTCGAGTCATCGGCCAAAGCCATGGTCCACGTGCTGAACAACATCTGGCGTGCCGGTGAAGTCGAAAAAGAATTGCAACGCAAAGCTCAACATCAGAATAAAGAACAAAATCAGGAAACCGTGTAA
- the leuL gene encoding leu operon leader peptide, translating into MNRTVRLLGLLLNASYLRGRLVGDNQR; encoded by the coding sequence ATGAATCGCACCGTCCGCCTACTTGGTCTACTACTAAACGCATCTTATTTGCGCGGTAGACTGGTGGGCGACAATCAGCGTTGA